A DNA window from Sphingomonas profundi contains the following coding sequences:
- a CDS encoding ribonuclease H-like domain-containing protein, translated as MRHDQPRRPTDDHNPNYVTVTDIETIVENEPADGSFPPWPRHIPVAACVLRAACWPGHAAFSLDTLTCSEGDEPAFYTKLDKLLNSEATLVTFNGRAFDLNVLRLSAMSARQFALPGLARLAHSNRYGDRHADLCDLFGAYGATRGHPLAELCHRLQIPVKTSVSGGDVGALWRAGEHASVVRYVEEDVAATYLLWLHWLAARHADPMMIAGPLAAFAAWLEDNPALAHLHEFACAPIARWARPLALAGTVARARDDAALRLRREEDERSFLA; from the coding sequence ATGCGCCATGACCAGCCTCGTCGGCCCACCGACGATCACAACCCGAACTATGTCACCGTCACCGACATCGAGACGATCGTTGAGAACGAGCCGGCGGACGGCTCCTTTCCGCCCTGGCCGCGGCACATCCCCGTCGCCGCCTGCGTGCTGCGCGCCGCCTGCTGGCCGGGGCATGCCGCGTTCTCGCTCGATACGCTCACCTGCTCGGAGGGCGACGAGCCGGCGTTCTACACGAAGCTCGATAAGTTGCTGAATAGCGAGGCGACGCTCGTCACCTTCAACGGTCGTGCGTTCGATCTCAACGTCCTGCGGCTGTCGGCGATGAGCGCGCGGCAGTTCGCGCTGCCGGGCCTCGCCAGGCTGGCGCACAGCAATCGCTACGGCGACCGCCACGCGGATCTCTGCGATCTGTTCGGCGCCTATGGCGCAACGCGTGGGCACCCGCTCGCCGAGCTCTGCCACCGCCTTCAGATCCCGGTGAAGACCAGCGTCAGCGGCGGCGACGTCGGCGCGCTCTGGCGTGCCGGCGAGCACGCCTCAGTCGTCCGCTATGTCGAGGAGGATGTCGCCGCCACCTACCTGTTGTGGCTGCACTGGCTGGCGGCGCGCCACGCCGACCCGATGATGATCGCGGGGCCGCTGGCGGCGTTCGCCGCGTGGCTCGAAGATAACCCTGCGCTCGCGCACCTGCACGAGTTTGCCTGCGCACCGATCGCGCGCTGGGCCCGGCCGCTGGCGCTCGCCGGCACCGTCGCTCGCGCACGTGACGACGCCGCGCTGCGGCTGCGCCGCGAAGAGGATGAGCGCAGCTTCCTCGCCTGA